The Topomyia yanbarensis strain Yona2022 chromosome 3, ASM3024719v1, whole genome shotgun sequence nucleotide sequence GTGAAATCGTCGTTTTCAACCCCTGTCATGAACCACGTTTTCGCCGACCCGCTAAATAAATGAATAGCCGACCGAAACAATTCCTTGTAGGACATGTTCTCCGACTTCGCGTAAAACTCgacttcttttataaattttatcaacGTTTGGCCGTTATCGGAGCCATCGTACTTGAGTTTCCAGTCCGAGACTGGTCTTCGTTTACCGGACCGACGATAATTTTCTCTGCCTCTCGATTCACGACGCGAACTATCCGATGACCACCCGGATTCCGTACCGGAAGACACGTTTGAACATAATCTGATATTACGCGATTGCTTTTTTACTTTTGGCGAGGGTTCCCTATCTTTTTCCTTGTTTTCATCtactttatttatattttcaggTTCACCGAATGACTCAACTTTACTCTGTGCGTTTTCAATTGAACTAAACTGAAGCATTTTCTGCGCCCACATTTGCATTTGTGGAGGCCCTTCCAAGGGTATGCCCCTGCTTGCATGAAGAAtggaaataaattattttgtagGGGGATTGGATTGTTATTTTCTACCGATTGTAAGTTCCTTTTTAGGTGTCGACCTGGCGTTACGAAAACGTTTTCATCGACGTTACTAGATGAACCTGCCGATATATTCCCTGGATTTTGATTCCCGATCGATAACTTAGATATTGTCTCACTAATTTGTTTCTCCATTTCTTGCTGACCCAAAGGCGAGAAAAAGGAAAAGTATTGATTATAAGTTTGACGAATGCACGAGATTAGCGCATCAATATCCGCGAGATCGTTCTCCTCTTCAGTGTTTTCCATTACACGTTTCACGCGCGCGAAATAATGGACTAGTCGCGTTTTTAAGCTTTCCCTTGTCCCTTCGTATCGTTTACGGTTTCCGAGAAAATCTTTGATCTCCTTAACTTTTTCATCTATTTTCGAAATTTCCGCATCGACGTTTGTATTTAATCGATTGAAATCTAAATCTGCGCTACCACATTCCTTCTCTGATTTGATTTGTTCTCTTAGTCGTCTAGCTATTGCCGCGCGTGTTTCTGTTTCGATAAACTCAATTTCCCGAATCGCGAGCTCGTGTTCGATTTCTTCCCTCTCTAGGTGATGGACTAGGAGACTTTTGTATTGCATGTCGAATTCTACATCCATTTTAATACGAATAGTAAATGTAATTCCTATCAAAAGAAAATGACTTCGTTTGGAGGACGAAGTGAAAACTAAATCAGGGTACTGATTTGTACCTCCCCGTGTGGGGTAAggaaatttaatttgaaattttatgggTTTTTGTAGTTGGGCGCCAATTTGTAGCCCCTAGACTTGCTCAGGGTGGTGAAATAATGCTGGGGTGGATGAATTGGTAGCAGTCGCATATGCGCTAGAGGGAACTCATTCATTGAGCGGGGGGGATCAACCAACACACATGCAAGCACCGATGTTGCAAACCAACATAAGGCGGGCAAAGTGGAAATGCTCACTGCAGGTTGCTCACAAGCCCTACACTGAAACAAAACTCTGGTGGAATAACAATGACGAGGGCTGATAACTCCTTTTTGAGTTCGCAAGCGAATATTAAAGCTAGTGGTGTAACTTGCTAATAAGGGCCAATACTATTTGAACTAACTCACGGTGCACTTCGGTAACATTATGGATTTATTCTTAATTGCTAACATGAACTCTGTATCCTACGTGACGTCACTACGTTCTACTTGCGGTTTGGCTTTTAAGTTATGCTGGTGTGCTAGGGTGATCTCGGGCTAGGTTTCCGGGACTGCTGTCGACTGCTTGTAGTAGTTGAAGTCGATCCGAATATTAGCGTGTCGTTACGGGAACCGATGTAGTTGTCGTTTCACGGGGGCAATCACGTGGATGTGATGTGAAAGCTGCCTTGTCGTGACGGAATTGACCACGTGGTGTAGGGCCGAATTCCATCAGTAGGTGCGATATTGCTCTCGTAATAGCGTCTGAGAGCCGTGTACAATCTGTCCGCTGGTCCTTATATGCGTTGAGTCTTCTTCACCGTGATAGATGGCTCATTCAGATACAGTCTCTGATGATAATTTCTGTGAATAGAGCGACTTACGGACGTAGATCCGAAGCCCGAGATAAAAAGGTTCACTGGGAACCTACCCAGCAATATTAGAAAATCGGCCACATTCCTTATCGACCCTAACCTATACCAGCATTTTATAACGTTTCATATAAATTACCTTTTTATCGTTTGTACACTTATTAATTAGCTTTTAACAAATTTCGTGCCTTTAGCTTTAGCCAATTTTACACTATTagatataaaattttaatatatattaattttaattaccGAAACTGTACATATTTTAGCACTTTAACTACCTCGTAAATTTTTACTTTTAACACCGTATGTATATGTCACCTCCTTTTATTCGTAACAATTTTATTCTtagactcaaaaatattttaagctgtaaatagtaagacAATTATTAACACTGTACACCACgtttttttttgacaaataACCTAACCAGAAAAATTTAGAACCGTCGCGCACTTCTAACTTCGTTGGTATTCACGGACAGAAAGAAGGTTCAGTATTTTGGCTGAgcgtattaaattttaaatcagTGAGTCTGATTCGGAGAAATAACGAAATCACCCGAACTTTGAcaatgattgtgtttccgctCAGCAGCCGTTATTTGGTCGCTTCACCCGTGGATTGCCCTCGGCGACCGATACCCTAACCCGCTGTAAACAAATACCACTCTTGCTAGAATGCGACTGTGAGTACCTTCGGTGGTATGGAGAGAGGATTTGCTAGTCAAAGTGAGGGTCGGACTTAGGGAGTGGGAGCTCACAAGCGAGTCTAAGGCTCATTTCATTGTGGCAGAGCCAACAATTTGGAATGGTAACCGACGGTTACAAGTTCGAGCTGGATGTCACTTGGGACGTTTTGAATAGGTACTCTTGAAATATGTTACTGTTATATACTAGTTAAACTGCAACTTAACACGAATAGCCGAATATAGTGCTCATAATCGCATGTCCACCCACGTCGAAAGGGAATCCCAAAGATACGATTATGAGTAGAatgtctataatataaaacaataaaatatttacTCCAACGAAAATTGATTTTATATACCGGTTAAAGGATTAGAGAGCACAATCCGTCGAACCGTACCCAGATCACCGGCTTTGGCCGCTTCCAAAAGGTACTCTAACCGACTGTGTGTGAAAGTGGATCTCTCAAAATTTTCAGCACATTCTCTGTAGCTAACTGGGCGGCTTTGCAGGGATACAATGCTGGTATCTATGTTTTAAAACAGTAACAGGCTTGAATCTTATCTTCTCTAGCACATCTATGTGACGTTGTTTGACCAAGTCCGTCGAGCGTATCCACGTTGACATCATGACGCAGAAGCACATCCATAATCTCTATATTTTTCTCGTTCAACTGTGCACCATTACGAATCaaaatttcgagaatttttcgcTTCGGATACACTGAGTGGGCTACTGTACGGAAGTActactttgacattttcggttGAGGTTCTTTTTCAGTCACTGAATATCAGCCCGATTAGCATCCAGCCAAAAGTGCTCCTTATATTCATCTGAAAATTTGCGTTCAGGATTCAAAATATTGCtatattttataattaaaatTTCTACTCACATGTGATTTTTTTCCTGCAGTTCCGATTCAGTTCGGACACTTCAAAGTACCAAACGAACAGTCATTGTGCAGCGGAACAGGACATAACTTCGGATTAACGTCGGCACCATGCTGCAGCAGAATCTGCGCGACCCATATACGATTGTAACCGGCAGCCAGATGAAGTGGACGGATTTGGGCCCGTCACTTGCACGACCGTTCACATTCAGCAGTTCATCCTTTCTGTACTCACCCGGACTGTACAGGAGTCTGCCAAATTCAgttgaatttattttccgaatttATTATATTCGGCACCATGTCGTAGCAATGcaattcaaacataattttttttctttgcttaCGAATGGTTGCtatacaacaacaacaaccgaAAAAATCCAATAAACAAAGAAGTGTTGCTGGAGAAATTATTATTTTGGCGGAACGAGGGGTTACTCAATGTACTGGTAACTGACGGTAAATTACTCGGACATCTTTTTCTTCAGAAGATTTAAtgaagtttcaggtcgtgtcgttggtatAGTCTTTTTCGTTAAGAAAAGGGcccataaacaaatttttccgttttgttgtttggtgtttatgagccgttaatttttgaggggaagtgaaagggaacataagcaaaacaagttattttgcttatgtgccttttcgatAATCCATTATTTCCCCAACAGCCAGGTttcagaatcggcttatttaaggtatgtataaagctttgttagtgtccatttgaaggaagtattaaccggaattgtttacgttttgtttatcggcccatttgaaatgttctcgtcgaaATCATTTGCATTGccaattgggaggaaaacaaaccgcttgtggtcttaaggggagggcggtagtataaaaaagCAAGAGtttgcgtattttaaacgtcagatatctcaatgagTAGCTGAGGATTAGCGTACTCTATGGACAATCAGGTTCTGTTTTAGTGTGTTCACGATTTGTTTTCCTACTCCTGTCACAGTGTACTGATAGGTGGAGGAAAATCAATCGAAAAGAGGTTTTCGGATTATTTTCATGGTGGATCCCGATCAACTGGTATTGTACGTCTCCGGAATAAGTTTCACAGTGACACAGAGCATTTATACACCATCATAAATACTTAAGGCAAGTTATTTCAAACTTTTGAATTAACTGGCAGTTttacatatgacagctggaggaaaacaaacacccaagtagtgtgagtgaaatcacagtttatagagaacagttgcgcaaagagtgaagtcaaaaaaagtctacctatcgaacacaattggaatccatctctgatatCTTTGCAGTAAAGCTgaattctaattttgctcgataggaagacttttttggcttcactctcTGCACAAGGCCTTTGAGAGAAATGATTGCACAAGGCTTTTGAGTGAAATTCTCTACTAAGGCCTTTGAGTGAAATGATTTCCTAGAACTCTATAGatctacacgcagaaaaataatttttaatgtcaaataatatgagggttgaaataataaatttgccaagttgttctgtgttcaataaaaaatacatgtttatacaaataaaacaattgttgaaataattctgaagaatttattggatcaaacatggaaaatagttggaccaacaaaattttttattgattttatcataacaacaatcgaaacaacaaacaactttgttgaatcaatgagctcattttgttgaataaaactaataaaatatttggatcaatgcatgtcaaatgttcaatacaaaaaacatttttgttaaatcaaataatatcttttattgtgtttaaacataacaaatatttgaatcaatgcatagcaaatattgaagcacaaccaattttattgtatataaaatatgcctattctttaataggaaccaaaggccaactgtcatggtgacaaatttagaacaaaccattactcgctgacaacagataacatcagtacaaatgaacctcacaaagtaaatacttgccattgacttattggcctttctctaaaaacaggctacaaacgcattaattttacgcggtcaaatcattctggaaccgcttcggaatcctgaatggatgcagtatggcccagtcaaacccattccgggattggttaggaattctgaatggattcattatgagttccagctcaaaggcaacaaccgattccgactcaatcgtttgttgcatttgagcgagaaTCCATAAGGGATTCTAAACCTGTTCCGGAGTAGGTTTGcttggaatgaaatgaaattttattacatgcaGCGCATACGATTCCAATCACCGTCCCTTTATGTAGTACCTTTGGCCGTGCGCGTGGTTTATTCCAGATATGCGCTATAATGTAGTGCTTCAGAGTCTCGGCTTttccaaaaagattgcagaaggCGCACGAATACGCTGTGGCTTCCTGTTGGACCAGAGATGGTGAAGTACAGGAAACTGCCCTCTCGAACGGGTATTATTTATCTCTGGTGCGGCGACGTGTTTTCAGTTCTGCGATTGTCGTTTTTAAGCCACAAAGAGTGTTTTGGTTGAGTCCTGGAATAGAGGAAGGCACCATAAAACGCACCGTGTGCATTCGacttaatttattcactaaccttTGTGCGACATCATGATTATTTTCAAGCTGCACTTGCGCCCTTCGAGTCCGGAAAATCTGAGCACTATACGAATTCACCGAAATCTGAATtccctgatttaaaaatagcgaatttttccagcattgacgcacgtggaaagttttcttcttcgtagcaacttttattttttatttgtttcaattcaacAAGGACTGTTGATGTAATGCATTCAGTCATTTTGAATCAATTAGCTGCATGCTTCATTTAGAATCACTGATTTGTTTggaacaaacaataattttgtcgatTTTCGAAAAGCAAAGATAACAAAACTTGTAAGATtgattcaaaagatattttggttgatccaaccaaaaaaatagtttggtttaataaattcgacgtcaacatttcataaggcattatatacaatatgctcatgttgagaaaatggcgtctgaaaaattacctcgtactttatattcccatttatgaacaggagcttgatttaaggactaaacaactcaatgccgtgttaaattacccattttttccgaataatataacagatttattaaaaaaaattgtattttgaacgttttttgtagataaatgttttggtcccttttgaaacatcgcactggttttgtgccctctcccataatcccttttcggcgagacgttagcttatagtgcgtgcgggtgagcccttttgtttacagcaaatgattatgtgacgtttattttgatccctttcttggtgttgcgatgtttttgttcccttttcaagtatagtctttttcgttaagaaaagggcccataaacaaatttttccgttttgttgtttggtgtttatgagccgttaatttttgaggggaagtgaaagggaacataagcaaaacaagttattttgcttatgtgccttttcgatAATCCATTATTTCCCCAACAGCCAGGTttcagaatcggcttatttaaggtatgtataaagctttgttagtgtccatttgaaggaagtattaaccggaattgtttacgttttgtttatcggcccatttgaaatgttctcgtcgaattgtgcatgtttgattctataaattatttcttcatttttaatcgataaaaattctttattgtgaaccaaggaattcgacgagaacatttcaaatgggccgataaacaaaacgtaaacaattccggttaatacttccttcaaatggacactaacaaagctttatacataccttaaataagccgattctgaaACCTGGCTGTTGGGGAAATAATGGATTatcgaaaaggcacataagcaaaataacttgttttgcttatgttccctttcacttcccctcaaaaattaacggctcataaacaccaaacaacaaaacggaaaaatttgtttatgggcccttttcttaacgaaaaagactatacttgaaaagggaacaaaaacatcgcaacaccaagaaagggatcaaaataaacgtcacataatcatttgctgtaaacaaaagggctcacccgcacgcactataagctaacgtctcgccgaaaagggattatgggagagggcacaaaaccagtgcgatgtttcaaaagggaccaaaacatttatctacaaaaaacgttcaaaatacaattttttttaataaatctgttatattattcggaaaaaatgggtaatttaacacggcattgagttgtttagtccttaaatcaagctcctgttcataaatgggaatataaagtacgaggtaatttttcagacgccattttctcaacatgagcatattgtatataatgccttatgaaatgttgacgtcgaaTTCTTTTGCGTGTACATTTGCTATGGGTGGAGTACTAccagtatcgcccttttcaaaaaaagatTTGCGATGTCAAACTATTCATATCCGTTCCAGATCTCTGACGTGTATTTATTAtcgaaatttattaaatatttacaCAACCGTGTAAATCAGCTgtagacttttattttaaaCAAGTAAGACATTCTTAAATGTGCAccgaaaatcaatttgatcagCTTGAATATTCAATTAATCAATATGAGCTTCAAATTTAGTGAACAGTTCAATTTTAGAGAATATTTTAGGCAGTGTACTGGTTTTTTGATCCAATACATGTGGAtctttgagaattcaaataCAAAATTTGTGCAAGCCGGCGTTTTGGATCGACTTCCAAACTCGTGGGTTTGTGATCTGAACTCTACCACGACGAAAGAATTGAATCAGATACCTTTAGGATACATTAAAGAAGGTTGGAGCAATGAATTCAAACAATTCCTTAGTACTCTGGTATTTCTTGCGGTGTCGTATGAACGTGTTAATTACTCCATCACAAAAGCGCCCCTTTTGAAAGGTGTTAGTCCGAAAAAGTTGTACGAAATCGAAAACTTGACAATGGTGATAGCAGCAATGTGTACTCCAGACGAGATTCTCCTAGATTTCGGATCAGGGTTAGTAAGTAAAGTGATTACTTGTAACTACCCTCCATTGATACGTTTCTTCAACAGGGTTACTTGAGCCAAAATTTAAATCTAAAGCACGACTTTACAGTACTCGCCATCGAGGGAGACGCCTACCGTGTTGCGGCAAGTGAACAGCGCCAATCGAAGCTATTCCCAAAATCAACCAATAATGTAAAGTTCATTCAACATTTTATAACGGATACCTCCTTTGGTTATTTAAGTGCTTCGGCCTCATCATTGTTTCCACAAATGCGTCACGGTAAATTCACCATAGTTGGCCTTCATGCGTGTGCGGATCTTTCTCCGGCGGCCATAAAGATGTTCTTATTGAATGAGTCGGTAACCAAACTAGCAATAATGCCATGTTGTTACCATAAACTAAAACCCTCGGATGAAGGATGTTCCAAGTTCGAACATATTCCCCTGAGCAATCAGCTCCGTGATGTTTTAAAGCTTGGCGAAAATTTCCTCGGTAGACCTTTTCTCCGTTTGGGTTGTCAGCAAACGTGTGCCAGATGGCAGCTGCAGACAGAAGCACAACATGACTCCCATGGAAAAACAATGTTTGAACGTAGTCTTGTCGAAGCGGTTCTTGACGAGGGACAATTTGTAACTGCTGCAAAAACACCTCCAGATCAGTTACCTGTTAAtgcatacaaaaaatatttactgCACAACAATTCAAACCCCGCAAACGTTTGCTCGTGGACAGAGGAACATATAAAACGCTATAAGCAGCTTTTGAATAAGTACAACAATGGCGCCAAACTAGCAGAGTATTTAACGTGCCTTCAAACATGTTTACAGGTGCATTTTCAGCTTgttaataaaatagtttattgtaTTTGAACGAATCTTTAACGTTTTTTCAGCCCATATGTGAAAATGTCATTCTGCTGGATCGAATTTGCTACATTCGAGAAGAAGCAGACAAACGGAACATAACAGTACGTCTAAATGTGGTAAAGCTGGCCAATGACAAACTTTCACCACGTTGTTTTATTATCAAAGCTGAAAAGATTCCTCATCGATAAGAAACTATCAAAAACCGTGTATACATATGTATCATAGAAtgtcaataataaaatgtatacATTTAAAGCCTGTGTGACAAACtttgatttgaaattttcaatttttgcttgTAATTCCTAGGTATTCTCAATAGTAAAATCATAGAACTTATAGGGAACATTTTTCAGTACATAAAAAATTGTTAATTCGACTCCCCGCTTCATTTCGACGGCGTCAGGCATCGAAATGACGCGGGATAGGAGAACTTCACTTAACAGGTGGAGTGTGTTATGGAACTTTTTCCATTCTTCTTGGAGTGTTGACGGAAGCGGCGTGTCCCATTCACATGCTTCACCATTCTGCTTCAGAgctgtattatcactgtaattgaaaataaaatagataatttaattgtctacaacgtTGCCGAAGACAGCTAGTCAATCCGACTTTATTAAAAGAagtttaaacttttagcgaagtgatgtctgagccagttttgcatggggcctagcagtgcatggttgtgtatcagtactcgattcccacgaactatatatttttgtgagataatggttagatttagctcaatagtatgttcagatttgtagtacataatatgaGTTATggtttggttggaaaattttagttccacatcaCCGCATAGAGGGTGACAACATTTACTTTTTatagaagtgagatagaatatcaagatgttcggaagaattattacaaaatgcttgctctacaactttgtagaaggcacctaatttctatctccgTTGAAAacttagtgttggcgccctctatgcggtcacaggggCAACTAAAAATTTCCCGACTAAAGTAAAGTAAATCGGCTTGCGTCGGCACAATCGACCGACTATTCCACCAATTAATTGGTCGATTGTTGCACCGGCTCTTATGGGGATTTAACATGGACGTCTGCCGACGCGACaaccaattggtcggtgttaagtcagaccggactaagtcagaccggactaacatcaaaaaatgagataataatagcactggataaagaatttcgtcagctacattcgacttttgccagatttgaaatatgtaacaataaacaagaattatggcaaacattaatttccaatcataatgtaaaggatgctgcgattcaaactttaaactcgtttttctcgaaatcaatattttgtcacatagtccggtctgacttaacaccgaccaattaaaTATGTCCgacgaaatctgttgaaatcggtctatttcaaccagttaaatcgatc carries:
- the LOC131689236 gene encoding methyltransferase-like protein 25B, producing the protein MSFKFSEQFNFREYFRQCTGFLIQYMWIFENSNTKFVQAGVLDRLPNSWVCDLNSTTTKELNQIPLGYIKEGWSNEFKQFLSTLVFLAVSYERVNYSITKAPLLKGVSPKKLYEIENLTMVIAAMCTPDEILLDFGSGLGYLSQNLNLKHDFTVLAIEGDAYRVAASEQRQSKLFPKSTNNVKFIQHFITDTSFGYLSASASSLFPQMRHGKFTIVGLHACADLSPAAIKMFLLNESVTKLAIMPCCYHKLKPSDEGCSKFEHIPLSNQLRDVLKLGENFLGRPFLRLGCQQTCARWQLQTEAQHDSHGKTMFERSLVEAVLDEGQFVTAAKTPPDQLPVNAYKKYLLHNNSNPANVCSWTEEHIKRYKQLLNKYNNGAKLAEYLTCLQTCLQPICENVILLDRICYIREEADKRNITVRLNVVKLANDKLSPRCFIIKAEKIPHR